The Vibrio navarrensis genome has a segment encoding these proteins:
- a CDS encoding tripartite tricarboxylate transporter TctB family protein: MSDLPTTSLKSNKLFSTELLLSRDRVGALIFLLLCLGYGYQTYQIPLYPGDELEPFTARTLPFALTIIGSLLSLLLLISGQPDSKSGAVVNFNWKLLIAFIVLMALYGLGLTYLGFVLATGFFLMAGFYLLGERRKKVLFGASFPFVIAFYLLLTKGLDVYLEPGVIFTLW; this comes from the coding sequence ATGTCGGACTTACCAACCACTTCACTCAAAAGCAATAAACTGTTCTCGACCGAGTTGTTACTCAGCCGTGACCGCGTTGGCGCGCTGATTTTCTTGCTTCTCTGTCTTGGCTACGGCTATCAAACTTATCAGATCCCGCTTTATCCGGGCGATGAACTCGAACCCTTCACTGCCCGTACCTTGCCGTTTGCGCTCACCATCATCGGCAGTTTGCTATCGCTGTTGCTGCTGATCTCCGGTCAACCTGACAGTAAAAGTGGCGCTGTGGTGAATTTTAACTGGAAACTGCTGATCGCTTTTATCGTCCTCATGGCGTTATACGGACTTGGCCTCACTTACCTTGGTTTTGTGCTCGCTACCGGTTTTTTCCTGATGGCTGGTTTTTACTTGCTTGGCGAACGTCGCAAAAAGGTCTTATTTGGCGCGTCTTTTCCCTTTGTGATCGCGTTTTATCTGCTGCTCACCAAAGGCTTGGATGTTTACCTTGAACCCGGCGTGATCTTCACCCTGTGGTAA
- a CDS encoding tripartite tricarboxylate transporter substrate binding protein gives MFKALKPTLAASIIAATFSLNTFAADIEKIHFLIPGGAGGGWDMTARGTGDVLMKAEIVDNVSYQNLSGGGGGKAIAHLIETAKRQEDTLMVNSTPIVVRSLSGVFPQSFRDLTPVAATVADYGAIVASADSKYNTWEDVVKDFAANPLKVKVAGGSARGSMDHLVAAAAFKGQGFEAKDVRYIAYDAGGKAMAALLSGETQLLSTGLGEVLEMSKAGQVKVLAVTAPKRLAAAPNIPTLTEYNNPTVFANWRGFFAAPGVSQEKINEWNAALSKMYTTEDWKVVRDRNGWIDNYKADKEFYAFLEEQEKQMGDLMRELGFLK, from the coding sequence ATGTTTAAGGCACTTAAACCGACTCTGGCAGCCTCGATCATCGCCGCTACTTTTTCTCTGAACACTTTTGCCGCTGATATAGAGAAAATCCACTTTCTGATCCCAGGTGGCGCAGGCGGCGGCTGGGATATGACTGCACGCGGTACAGGTGATGTACTGATGAAAGCGGAGATTGTCGACAACGTCTCCTACCAAAACCTTTCCGGTGGCGGTGGTGGCAAAGCAATTGCGCATCTGATTGAAACGGCCAAACGCCAAGAAGATACGCTGATGGTCAACTCGACGCCGATCGTAGTTCGCTCGCTCAGCGGCGTGTTTCCGCAATCGTTCCGAGATTTGACTCCTGTCGCTGCCACAGTGGCGGATTACGGTGCCATCGTGGCGTCGGCAGATTCGAAGTACAACACTTGGGAAGATGTGGTGAAAGATTTCGCGGCCAACCCTCTCAAAGTGAAAGTGGCTGGCGGCTCCGCACGCGGCTCCATGGACCACCTTGTTGCCGCCGCTGCGTTTAAAGGCCAAGGTTTTGAAGCAAAAGATGTACGCTACATCGCATATGATGCTGGTGGTAAAGCGATGGCGGCGCTACTTTCTGGAGAAACTCAGTTGCTCTCAACCGGTCTTGGCGAAGTGCTGGAAATGTCTAAGGCTGGCCAAGTCAAGGTGCTAGCGGTGACAGCACCCAAACGCCTTGCAGCCGCGCCCAACATTCCCACACTGACCGAATACAACAACCCAACCGTCTTTGCCAACTGGCGCGGTTTCTTTGCCGCACCGGGCGTGAGCCAAGAGAAAATAAACGAGTGGAATGCCGCGCTCAGCAAGATGTACACCACCGAAGATTGGAAAGTGGTGCGCGATCGCAATGGTTGGATTGACAACTACAAAGCAGACAAAGAGTTCTATGCCTTCCTTGAAGAGCAAGAGAAGCAGATGGGCGACCTGATGCGCGAGCTCGGCTTTTTGAAATAA
- a CDS encoding GntR family transcriptional regulator, with the protein MNVEERAHLKVPVNEKENTKSETLTELLVEAIINGDMLPGSKISEPELAKHYQVSRGPLREAIMRVEGLGLIERAPHIGARVITFSPEKLIELYAVREALEGMAARLAARYITQEELLSLELLLSTHSKHIDEVEGSSYFHQHGDFDFHYRIIKASRNRKLIALLCDELYHLLRMYRYQSPRAQSRPKEALDEHKYILQAIRNRDEELAEMLMRRHISGSRKLIEQHILQD; encoded by the coding sequence ATGAATGTCGAAGAGAGAGCTCACCTTAAAGTGCCAGTAAATGAGAAAGAAAATACCAAGTCAGAGACACTGACGGAGCTGTTGGTTGAAGCCATCATCAACGGCGACATGCTGCCGGGGAGTAAAATCTCGGAGCCGGAGCTGGCAAAACATTATCAAGTGAGTCGTGGGCCTTTACGTGAAGCGATCATGCGGGTGGAGGGGCTGGGTTTGATTGAACGCGCTCCGCATATTGGCGCGCGCGTGATTACCTTCTCTCCAGAAAAACTGATTGAGCTGTACGCGGTGCGCGAAGCATTGGAGGGCATGGCAGCCCGATTGGCCGCACGTTACATCACTCAAGAAGAGTTGCTGAGTTTGGAACTGCTGCTTTCGACCCATTCGAAACATATCGACGAAGTGGAAGGATCTTCGTACTTCCATCAACACGGTGATTTTGATTTTCACTACCGGATCATCAAAGCGAGTCGTAATCGCAAGCTCATCGCTTTGCTGTGTGACGAGCTCTACCACTTGCTGCGCATGTACCGTTATCAATCACCCAGAGCCCAATCGCGACCCAAAGAAGCGTTGGATGAACATAAGTATATTTTGCAGGCGATCCGTAATCGTGATGAAGAACTGGCAGAAATGCTGATGAGACGCCATATTTCAGGCAGTAGGAAACTAATTGAACAACATATTCTGCAAGATTAG
- the prpB gene encoding methylisocitrate lyase, producing the protein MNLSPGAKFRLAVQQNDPLQIVGTINPYCAMMAKKLGHQAIYLSGGGIANASYGLPDLGITTLNDVLVDVERITNACDLPLLVDIDTGFGGAFNIARTIKAMEKAGAAAVHMEDQVAQKRCGHRPNKAIVSQQEMVDRVKAAVDARSNPEFVIMARTDALAVEGMDSAIERAIACVEAGADMIFPEAMTELKQYEQFSTALQSATGKHVPILANITEFGQTPLYGGEELAKAKVDMVLYPLSAFRAMNKAAEMVYRHLLEVGNQEALLGQMQTRKELYEYLNYHDYEDKLDQLFSEKSS; encoded by the coding sequence ATGAATTTATCCCCCGGGGCGAAGTTTAGACTCGCCGTCCAACAAAACGATCCGTTACAAATTGTCGGCACGATCAACCCATATTGCGCCATGATGGCGAAAAAACTCGGTCATCAGGCGATTTATCTCTCTGGAGGTGGTATCGCTAACGCCTCTTATGGCTTGCCGGATCTCGGCATCACCACACTCAACGATGTGCTGGTGGACGTGGAACGCATCACCAATGCGTGTGACCTGCCTTTATTGGTCGACATCGACACCGGTTTTGGCGGCGCGTTTAACATTGCCCGCACCATCAAAGCGATGGAAAAAGCCGGCGCAGCGGCGGTGCACATGGAAGACCAAGTGGCGCAGAAACGCTGTGGTCACCGACCCAACAAAGCGATTGTCAGCCAGCAAGAGATGGTGGACCGCGTTAAAGCGGCGGTCGATGCGCGCAGTAATCCAGAGTTTGTCATCATGGCGCGTACCGATGCGCTGGCGGTTGAAGGTATGGACAGTGCCATTGAACGTGCCATTGCGTGCGTAGAAGCGGGCGCCGACATGATTTTCCCGGAAGCGATGACAGAGCTTAAGCAGTATGAGCAGTTCTCAACGGCGCTACAATCTGCTACGGGTAAGCATGTGCCTATTCTGGCCAATATCACCGAGTTTGGCCAAACGCCGCTGTACGGCGGTGAAGAACTCGCCAAAGCGAAAGTGGATATGGTGCTTTACCCGCTGAGCGCATTCCGCGCGATGAACAAAGCGGCCGAGATGGTGTATCGCCATCTGCTGGAGGTGGGCAATCAGGAAGCACTGCTGGGGCAGATGCAGACGCGCAAAGAGCTGTATGAATACCTCAACTATCATGATTACGAAGACAAGCTGGATCAGCTGTTTTCAGAAAAATCCTCCTAA
- the prpC gene encoding bifunctional 2-methylcitrate synthase/citrate synthase, with translation MSSKELGGAGLRGQSAGSTALCTVGKTGTGLTYRGYDITDLANNAQFEEVAHLLLVGHLPTQAELDQYKTRLIGLRGLPQPLKEVLERIPADAHPMDVMRTGCSMLGNLETEHDFSQQLAATERMLALFPAIICYWYRFSHDGVRIDTEDTSEDCIGGYFLKMLTDKAPSDLFKQVMHCSLILYAEHEFNASTFTARVCASTLSDIHSCVTGAIGTLRGPLHGGANEAAMEMIENWKTPDEAEQNILRMLENKEKIMGFGHAIYRESDPRNALIKRWSKELSEKVGDTQLYAVSERVEAVMKREKGLFCNADFFHASAYHFMGIPTKLFTPIFVMSRLTGWAAHVYEQRANNRIIRPSADYVGPDHQQWLPIEKRG, from the coding sequence ATGTCATCGAAAGAGCTAGGCGGAGCAGGTCTACGTGGTCAAAGCGCTGGAAGCACTGCTTTATGTACCGTTGGTAAAACTGGAACCGGTTTGACGTACCGCGGTTATGACATCACAGATCTGGCAAATAATGCTCAATTTGAAGAAGTTGCTCATCTACTGTTGGTCGGTCATTTGCCAACGCAAGCCGAACTGGACCAATACAAAACCCGTCTGATTGGCCTGCGCGGCCTGCCTCAGCCATTGAAAGAGGTACTGGAGCGCATTCCGGCCGACGCGCACCCGATGGACGTGATGCGGACGGGTTGTTCGATGCTGGGAAATCTGGAAACTGAACACGATTTTTCACAGCAGCTCGCCGCGACAGAGCGCATGCTGGCGCTGTTTCCGGCCATCATCTGTTACTGGTATCGCTTTAGCCATGATGGCGTGCGCATCGATACAGAAGACACCAGTGAAGACTGTATCGGCGGTTACTTCCTGAAAATGCTGACCGACAAAGCGCCAAGCGATCTATTCAAACAAGTGATGCACTGCTCGTTGATTCTGTACGCAGAGCACGAGTTCAACGCATCCACGTTCACGGCTCGCGTCTGTGCCTCCACCTTGTCTGATATTCACTCGTGCGTGACGGGCGCGATCGGTACGCTGCGCGGTCCGCTGCATGGCGGCGCGAACGAAGCGGCGATGGAGATGATCGAGAACTGGAAAACGCCGGATGAAGCGGAACAAAACATTCTGCGCATGCTGGAAAACAAAGAGAAAATCATGGGCTTTGGTCACGCGATTTACCGTGAGAGCGATCCGCGTAACGCCCTGATCAAACGCTGGTCGAAAGAATTGTCCGAAAAAGTCGGTGACACCCAACTCTATGCTGTTTCTGAGCGTGTTGAAGCGGTAATGAAACGCGAGAAGGGCTTGTTCTGTAACGCCGATTTCTTCCACGCCTCGGCGTATCACTTCATGGGTATTCCAACCAAACTCTTCACGCCCATCTTCGTGATGAGCCGTTTGACTGGCTGGGCTGCCCACGTGTACGAGCAGCGTGCGAACAACCGCATCATTCGTCCAAGTGCTGACTATGTTGGTCCGGATCATCAGCAATGGTTGCCGATTGAAAAACGCGGCTAA
- the acnD gene encoding Fe/S-dependent 2-methylisocitrate dehydratase AcnD produces MTTQNEMNSQYRKLLPGTNIRYFDAEEAVNAIAPGAYATLPYTSRVLAENLVRRCEPEALTDSLKQLIERKRDLDFPWYPARVVCHDILGQTALVDLAGLRDAIAEQGGDPAKVNPVVETQLIVDHSLAVEHAGFEPDAFEKNRAIEDRRNEDRFHFVEWCKTAFKNVSVIPAGNGIMHQINLEKMSPVVQLKNGVAFPDTCVGTDSHTPHVDSLGVIAIGVGGLEAETVMLGRPSMMRLPDIVGVKLIGKRKPGITATDIVLAITEFLRGERVVSSYLEFFGEGAKQLTIGDRATISNMTPEYGASAGMFYIDEQTINYLKLTGRDAEQVALVEQYAKQTGLWADALETAQYERVLEFDLSQVERNLAGPSNPHRRLPTSQLVQRGIAGKWEEKAGEMPDGAVIIAAITSCTNTSNPRNVVAAGLVAKKANELGLVRKPWVKTSFAPGSKVAKLYLEEAKLLPELEKLGFGIVAYACTTCNGMSGALDPKIQQEIIDRDLYATAVLSGNRNFDGRIHPYAKQAFLASPPLVVAYALAGTIRFDIERDALGHDANGKPIYLNDIWPSDEEIDAIVNQHVKPEQFNQVYIQMFKLDDAEQNSNPLYDWRPMSTYIRRPPYWEGALAGERTLKGMRPLAVVGDNITTDHLSPSNAILASSAAGEYLTKMGVPEEDFNSYATHRGDHLTAQRATFANPKLFNEMVKENGEVVQGSLARIEPDGKVTRMWEAIETYMQRKQPLIIVAGDDYGQGSSRDWAAKGVRLAGVEAIVAEGFERIHRTNLVGMGVLPLQFKEGVNRLTLGLDGTELYDVVGDIKPGCDLALVITRQNGEKLDVAVTCRLDTADEVHVYNAGGVLQRFAQDFLAS; encoded by the coding sequence ATGACCACTCAAAACGAAATGAACAGCCAATACCGCAAACTACTGCCCGGCACAAATATCCGTTATTTCGATGCCGAAGAAGCGGTCAACGCAATTGCGCCCGGTGCCTACGCGACGCTGCCTTATACCTCACGCGTTCTGGCTGAAAACTTGGTTCGCCGCTGCGAACCCGAAGCACTGACAGACTCCCTGAAACAACTGATTGAACGCAAACGCGACCTTGATTTCCCCTGGTATCCGGCGCGCGTGGTGTGTCACGACATTCTTGGCCAAACCGCGTTGGTTGATTTGGCTGGTCTGCGCGATGCGATCGCAGAGCAGGGCGGCGATCCAGCCAAAGTCAACCCGGTGGTGGAAACGCAACTGATTGTTGACCACTCGCTTGCGGTCGAACACGCAGGGTTTGAACCGGATGCGTTTGAGAAAAACCGCGCGATTGAAGATCGCCGCAACGAAGACCGTTTTCACTTCGTCGAATGGTGTAAAACCGCGTTTAAGAACGTCAGCGTGATCCCTGCCGGGAACGGCATCATGCACCAGATCAACCTGGAAAAAATGTCGCCCGTGGTACAACTGAAAAACGGCGTGGCGTTTCCTGATACCTGTGTCGGCACCGACAGCCATACGCCGCACGTCGATTCTCTTGGCGTCATCGCGATTGGCGTCGGCGGTTTGGAAGCCGAAACTGTCATGCTCGGCCGCCCATCCATGATGCGCCTGCCGGACATTGTCGGCGTAAAACTGATCGGCAAACGTAAACCGGGCATTACCGCCACCGACATCGTTTTGGCGATCACCGAATTTCTGCGCGGCGAACGCGTGGTCTCGTCTTATCTCGAATTTTTCGGTGAAGGGGCGAAACAGCTCACCATCGGCGACCGCGCGACGATTTCCAACATGACACCGGAATATGGCGCTAGCGCGGGCATGTTCTACATTGATGAGCAGACCATCAACTACCTGAAACTGACCGGCCGTGATGCCGAACAAGTGGCGCTGGTTGAACAGTACGCCAAACAAACGGGCTTGTGGGCGGATGCGCTGGAGACGGCGCAATACGAACGCGTATTGGAGTTTGATCTCTCCCAAGTAGAACGTAACTTGGCCGGGCCTTCCAACCCGCATCGCCGTCTTCCAACCTCGCAACTGGTGCAACGTGGCATTGCCGGAAAGTGGGAAGAGAAAGCGGGTGAAATGCCCGATGGTGCTGTGATCATCGCCGCCATTACCTCGTGTACCAACACCAGTAACCCGCGCAACGTGGTCGCGGCTGGCTTGGTGGCGAAAAAAGCCAATGAGCTGGGCTTGGTACGTAAACCGTGGGTGAAAACCTCATTTGCGCCGGGCTCGAAAGTCGCCAAATTGTATCTTGAAGAAGCCAAGCTGCTGCCCGAATTGGAAAAGTTGGGCTTTGGCATCGTGGCGTATGCATGTACCACCTGTAACGGCATGAGTGGCGCGCTGGATCCGAAGATCCAACAAGAGATCATCGATCGCGATCTGTACGCGACCGCCGTATTGTCGGGCAACCGCAACTTTGATGGTCGGATTCACCCCTATGCCAAACAGGCGTTTCTGGCCTCGCCACCGCTGGTCGTCGCCTATGCGCTGGCGGGTACGATTCGCTTTGATATCGAGCGCGATGCGCTGGGGCATGATGCCAACGGTAAGCCGATTTACCTCAACGATATCTGGCCAAGCGATGAAGAGATTGATGCGATTGTGAATCAGCACGTTAAACCTGAGCAGTTCAATCAAGTCTACATTCAAATGTTTAAACTCGATGACGCCGAGCAAAACAGCAATCCACTGTACGACTGGCGCCCAATGAGTACCTACATTCGCCGTCCGCCGTATTGGGAAGGCGCACTGGCGGGTGAACGCACGCTTAAAGGCATGCGCCCATTGGCGGTGGTGGGTGACAACATCACCACCGACCACCTGTCGCCATCGAATGCGATTCTTGCCAGCAGCGCCGCGGGTGAATACCTGACTAAAATGGGCGTGCCGGAAGAGGACTTTAACTCCTACGCGACGCACCGCGGCGATCACCTGACGGCGCAGCGCGCAACGTTTGCCAACCCGAAACTGTTCAATGAAATGGTCAAAGAGAATGGCGAGGTGGTGCAAGGCTCGCTTGCGCGTATCGAACCGGACGGCAAAGTGACGCGCATGTGGGAAGCGATTGAAACCTACATGCAGCGCAAACAGCCGCTGATCATTGTGGCGGGCGACGACTACGGTCAAGGCTCCTCGCGTGACTGGGCAGCTAAAGGCGTGCGTTTAGCAGGTGTGGAAGCGATTGTCGCCGAAGGCTTTGAGCGCATCCACCGTACTAACTTGGTCGGCATGGGTGTGTTGCCATTGCAATTCAAAGAGGGCGTGAATCGCCTCACGCTGGGGCTCGATGGCACCGAACTGTACGACGTGGTGGGTGACATCAAGCCGGGCTGCGATTTGGCGCTGGTGATCACTCGTCAAAACGGCGAGAAGCTGGATGTCGCGGTGACGTGTCGTTTAGATACCGCCGATGAAGTGCATGTGTATAACGCGGGCGGTGTTCTGCAGCGTTTTGCGCAAGACTTTTTGGCCAGCTGA
- the prpF gene encoding 2-methylaconitate cis-trans isomerase PrpF, giving the protein MLSQSLSSQTRVPATYMRGGTSKGVFFRLHDLPPAAQVAGAARDRLLMRVIGSPDPYGKQIDGMGGATSSTSKTVIVSKSAQADHDVDYLFGQVSIDKAFVDWSGNCGNLSAAIGPFAIYAGFIAPERIPHNGVVEVRVWQVNISKTIVVHVPIKDGLVQETGEFELDGVTFLAAEIQVDFMDPADGEGSMFPTGNLVDDLDVPGVGTFNATLINAGIPTIFVDAASIGYQGAELQDDINNDSKALAMFETIRAYGALKMGLIQDLSEAQTRQHTPKIAFVSKPQTYTASSGKTVAASDVDVLVRALSMGKLHHAMMGTAAVAIAAAACVPGTLVNLAAGGGEKTSVTFGHPSGTLKVGASASETTQGWVVEKAVMGRSARILMEGWVRVPAETINHG; this is encoded by the coding sequence ATGCTGTCTCAGTCCCTATCTTCTCAAACCCGAGTGCCCGCGACCTATATGCGTGGCGGCACCAGCAAAGGGGTGTTTTTCCGTCTACACGATCTGCCGCCTGCGGCGCAGGTTGCGGGAGCGGCGCGCGATCGCTTGCTCATGCGCGTAATTGGCAGCCCGGATCCGTACGGCAAACAGATTGACGGCATGGGCGGCGCCACTTCAAGCACCAGTAAAACCGTGATTGTGTCGAAAAGTGCCCAAGCGGATCATGACGTCGATTATCTGTTTGGACAAGTGTCGATTGATAAAGCGTTTGTCGACTGGAGCGGCAACTGCGGCAATCTGTCGGCGGCGATTGGTCCGTTTGCGATTTACGCCGGATTTATTGCGCCCGAGCGCATTCCTCACAACGGTGTGGTTGAGGTGCGCGTGTGGCAAGTCAACATCAGCAAAACCATCGTCGTGCATGTGCCGATCAAAGATGGCTTGGTGCAGGAAACCGGTGAGTTTGAACTTGATGGCGTGACATTCCTAGCGGCGGAAATTCAGGTCGATTTTATGGACCCGGCCGACGGTGAAGGCTCTATGTTCCCGACCGGAAATTTGGTCGATGATCTTGATGTTCCGGGCGTAGGCACATTTAACGCCACGCTCATCAATGCGGGCATTCCGACGATTTTTGTTGATGCCGCGTCGATTGGCTATCAGGGCGCGGAGCTTCAGGATGACATCAACAACGACAGCAAAGCGCTGGCGATGTTTGAAACCATTCGTGCCTACGGCGCGCTGAAAATGGGGCTGATTCAAGACCTTAGTGAAGCGCAAACCCGTCAGCACACCCCCAAAATTGCATTTGTCTCCAAACCGCAAACCTACACCGCATCCAGCGGCAAAACCGTTGCAGCCAGTGATGTAGATGTCCTGGTGCGCGCGTTATCGATGGGCAAATTGCATCACGCCATGATGGGGACCGCTGCCGTTGCCATCGCTGCCGCGGCGTGTGTGCCAGGAACGCTGGTGAATTTGGCCGCCGGTGGCGGAGAGAAAACGTCGGTGACCTTTGGTCACCCTTCGGGAACATTAAAAGTTGGCGCCAGTGCAAGCGAAACGACGCAAGGTTGGGTGGTAGAAAAAGCCGTGATGGGTCGCAGCGCACGTATTTTGATGGAAGGCTGGGTGCGCGTGCCCGCAGAAACCATCAACCACGGCTAA
- a CDS encoding propionyl-CoA synthetase has protein sequence MSAYLKEYQWAKDEPQAFWKAQAQNIDWFEFPQTILQEDEHGIERWFPDGLLNTSWLALDYHCEQGRGDQTALIYDSPVTGKKQRYSYTALRDCVARVAGMLAEQGVTKGDRVIIYMPMIPEAAMAMLACARLGAIHSVVFGGFAPNELAVRIEDAEPKVIMTASCGVEVNKVIPYKPMVDKAIMDSRWKPEKVLVYQRPECLADLTSERDLEWNTLIQSALPHACVPVLATDPLYILYTSGTTGKPKGVVRDNGGHAVAMKYSMNCIYNMPQNGVFWAASDVGWVVGHSYIVYAPLIHGCTTILYEGKPVRTPDPGAFWRVCQEYKVTALFSAPTAFRAIKKEDPNGEYLKHYDLSSVKTIFMAGERLDPPTLEWVESQTDKPVIDHWWQTETGWAIAGNPTGIELMPIKAGSATKPIPGYQVEILNELGEVLPPNQQGFVALKRPLPPSCLPTVWRNHDRFESGYLSQFPGYYVSGDGGYLDEDGYLFIMGRIDDVINVAGHRLSTGEMEEIVGAHPAVAECAVVGVHDELKGQLPIGFVVLKDGVKVDELQLEQELIGKVRNEIGAVACFKHAMVVERLPKTRSGKILRRTIRQIADGEQYVVPSTIDDPSSLNEIEKVLHRE, from the coding sequence ATGTCTGCATATTTAAAGGAATATCAATGGGCAAAGGATGAGCCGCAAGCGTTCTGGAAAGCTCAAGCCCAAAACATCGACTGGTTTGAATTCCCTCAAACCATTTTGCAAGAAGACGAGCACGGCATTGAACGCTGGTTCCCGGATGGTTTGCTCAACACCTCGTGGTTGGCGCTGGATTACCACTGTGAACAGGGTCGCGGCGACCAAACGGCGCTGATTTACGATTCGCCGGTGACGGGTAAAAAACAGCGATACAGCTACACCGCGCTGCGAGATTGTGTTGCGCGCGTGGCGGGTATGTTGGCCGAGCAGGGTGTCACCAAAGGCGATCGCGTGATCATCTATATGCCGATGATCCCGGAAGCGGCGATGGCGATGCTAGCGTGCGCGCGTTTGGGGGCGATTCACTCGGTGGTGTTTGGCGGTTTTGCGCCAAACGAGCTGGCAGTGCGGATTGAAGACGCCGAGCCAAAAGTCATTATGACCGCCTCATGCGGTGTGGAAGTCAACAAAGTGATTCCTTACAAGCCTATGGTCGATAAAGCGATCATGGACAGTCGTTGGAAACCGGAAAAAGTGTTGGTGTATCAACGCCCGGAGTGTCTTGCCGATTTAACCAGTGAACGCGATCTGGAATGGAACACGCTGATTCAAAGCGCGCTGCCGCATGCGTGTGTGCCCGTGCTGGCAACGGACCCGCTTTACATTCTTTACACCTCAGGAACGACAGGCAAACCCAAAGGTGTGGTGCGTGACAACGGCGGTCATGCCGTCGCGATGAAATACTCGATGAACTGTATTTACAACATGCCGCAAAATGGCGTGTTCTGGGCCGCATCGGATGTGGGCTGGGTGGTGGGGCATTCTTACATTGTGTATGCGCCGCTGATTCACGGCTGCACAACCATTTTGTATGAAGGCAAACCAGTGCGTACGCCGGATCCAGGTGCATTCTGGCGCGTGTGTCAGGAATACAAAGTCACTGCACTGTTCTCGGCGCCAACGGCTTTCCGAGCCATCAAGAAAGAAGATCCAAATGGCGAGTATCTTAAGCACTATGACCTGTCGAGCGTGAAAACCATCTTTATGGCGGGTGAACGTTTGGATCCGCCAACTTTAGAATGGGTCGAATCGCAAACCGACAAACCGGTCATTGACCACTGGTGGCAAACCGAAACGGGCTGGGCGATTGCCGGCAACCCAACGGGCATTGAACTGATGCCGATTAAAGCGGGTTCAGCGACTAAGCCGATTCCGGGGTATCAAGTGGAAATCCTCAATGAACTGGGCGAGGTGCTGCCGCCGAATCAGCAAGGCTTTGTGGCGTTGAAACGCCCGTTGCCGCCAAGCTGTTTGCCGACTGTATGGCGTAATCACGACCGTTTTGAGTCCGGTTATTTGTCGCAATTCCCAGGTTACTACGTCTCAGGTGATGGCGGTTATCTGGATGAAGATGGTTACCTGTTCATCATGGGCCGCATTGACGATGTGATTAACGTTGCGGGTCACCGTCTCTCGACTGGTGAAATGGAAGAGATTGTTGGCGCGCACCCAGCGGTGGCGGAATGCGCGGTGGTGGGTGTGCATGATGAACTGAAAGGGCAGTTGCCAATCGGGTTTGTGGTGCTCAAAGATGGTGTCAAAGTCGATGAACTGCAGTTGGAGCAAGAGCTTATCGGCAAAGTGCGAAACGAGATTGGTGCGGTGGCCTGCTTTAAACATGCCATGGTTGTCGAACGTTTGCCCAAAACCCGATCGGGTAAAATATTGCGCCGCACCATTCGCCAGATCGCAGATGGTGAGCAATACGTCGTTCCCTCCACCATTGATGACCCCTCTAGCTTGAATGAAATTGAGAAAGTACTGCATCGAGAGTGA
- a CDS encoding GNAT family N-acetyltransferase: MNDFTISAAQPSDIDALNDLMFALHDEHHQQCPEFFKTAEEIEQEKSIARYLDDPECLVFVAKRGEEVIGFISGHFCELISTVSQPLPMGSVDELFVVNAYRHQGIAQTLLEKIEQTFTDYGVSQVFVEVWHFNQNAIALYQKSGFHHHIHWLRKTLISGK; encoded by the coding sequence ATGAACGACTTCACCATCTCAGCAGCACAACCAAGCGACATCGATGCGCTCAATGACCTGATGTTTGCTCTGCATGACGAGCACCATCAGCAATGTCCCGAATTTTTCAAAACTGCCGAAGAGATTGAACAAGAGAAAAGCATTGCTCGCTATCTGGATGATCCAGAATGTTTGGTTTTTGTCGCAAAGCGAGGAGAAGAGGTGATTGGTTTTATCAGCGGCCACTTTTGTGAGCTGATTTCTACCGTTAGCCAACCTTTGCCAATGGGCAGTGTCGACGAGCTGTTTGTTGTAAATGCCTATCGCCATCAGGGCATCGCGCAAACGCTACTGGAAAAAATCGAGCAAACCTTCACTGACTATGGAGTCAGCCAAGTGTTTGTCGAAGTGTGGCATTTTAATCAGAATGCGATCGCTCTTTATCAAAAGTCGGGGTTTCACCATCATATTCATTGGCTGCGAAAAACGCTCATCAGCGGAAAATAA